Proteins co-encoded in one Capnocytophaga ochracea DSM 7271 genomic window:
- a CDS encoding adenine phosphoribosyltransferase — translation MDKKEYIKSKIRDIKDFPKEGIIFKDITPLLMDVKAGQYVIDLLVENLHGQKIDKVVGMESRGFFFGMLLAQRLGAGFVPVRKKGKLPYKTLSQTYDLEYGQDVLEIHADAIVKGEKILIHDDILATGGTAEAVVKLVERLGGDIVQLDFLMELHFLNGREKLKGHPVYSIL, via the coding sequence ATGGACAAAAAAGAATATATCAAAAGTAAAATTAGAGATATTAAAGATTTTCCTAAAGAGGGAATTATCTTCAAAGATATTACACCATTGCTAATGGATGTGAAAGCAGGGCAATATGTAATCGACTTGCTCGTGGAGAACCTGCACGGACAGAAAATAGACAAAGTAGTGGGTATGGAAAGTAGAGGTTTTTTCTTTGGGATGTTGCTTGCACAACGATTGGGGGCTGGCTTTGTACCGGTGCGCAAAAAAGGTAAATTACCTTACAAAACCCTCTCACAAACCTACGATTTGGAGTACGGACAAGACGTATTGGAAATTCACGCAGACGCTATTGTGAAAGGTGAAAAAATCCTTATTCACGACGATATCCTCGCTACTGGTGGTACTGCTGAAGCGGTAGTAAAACTTGTAGAACGCCTCGGTGGCGATATTGTACAACTAGATTTCTTGATGGAACTCCACTTTCTGAACGGCAGAGAGAAACTCAAAGGACACCCTGTGTATAGCATTTTATAA